In candidate division KSB1 bacterium, one DNA window encodes the following:
- a CDS encoding diguanylate cyclase produces MSAERQAKILIVDDVPPNLELLRSFLDSENYRIFSARNCEEALKVVDENEPDLIILDVTMSNAGSVETCRQIKAVDRAKYTPIIMVTGTNESESKILGLEAGADDFVGKPFNKIELLTRVRSLLRVKMLHDQLQEKIVQLERAKERLKELAVTDGLTSLYNYRFFREALTMEIRRSERHKTPLSLIMFDIDDFKLYNDRHGHLAGDKVLQQLASLVMKNIRRIDVAVRYGGEEFAVILPGTTAENACFVAEKLRGLVENHPFPHRETQPNGRITISVGVASYSPALNTFEALVDCADKRLYMAKARGKNIVVFEGGC; encoded by the coding sequence ATGAGCGCCGAACGCCAGGCAAAAATTTTGATTGTCGACGATGTTCCGCCGAACCTTGAGTTGCTGAGGTCGTTTTTAGATTCGGAAAACTATCGAATATTTTCCGCCCGTAATTGCGAGGAAGCGCTGAAGGTGGTGGATGAAAACGAACCTGACCTGATCATCTTGGACGTGACGATGTCGAATGCAGGCAGCGTCGAAACTTGCAGACAAATCAAGGCGGTGGATCGGGCCAAATATACGCCGATCATTATGGTGACCGGAACGAACGAATCCGAAAGCAAGATTTTGGGCCTTGAAGCGGGCGCAGATGATTTTGTCGGCAAACCTTTTAACAAAATTGAGCTTTTAACGCGGGTCCGCTCGCTATTGCGGGTAAAGATGCTGCACGATCAGCTGCAGGAAAAGATCGTTCAGCTCGAGCGGGCAAAGGAAAGATTAAAAGAACTGGCCGTCACCGACGGCTTGACTTCATTGTACAATTATCGCTTTTTCAGAGAAGCGCTGACCATGGAAATACGCCGTTCAGAACGCCACAAGACGCCCCTCTCGCTGATCATGTTCGACATTGACGATTTCAAACTCTACAACGATCGTCACGGACATTTGGCAGGCGACAAAGTATTGCAGCAATTGGCGAGTTTGGTGATGAAAAATATTCGTCGTATCGATGTGGCGGTGCGCTACGGCGGTGAAGAGTTTGCCGTTATTCTTCCCGGTACGACGGCGGAAAACGCCTGCTTTGTCGCCGAAAAATTGCGCGGGTTGGTCGAGAACCATCCCTTTCCGCATCGGGAGACTCAGCCGAACGGCAGGATTACCATCAGCGTCGGTGTGGCTTCCTACTCTCCAGCGTTGAATACGTTCGAAGCGTTGGTCGACTGCGCCGACAAACGACTTTATATGGCGAAAGCAAGGGGTAAGAATATTGTCGTTTTTGAGGGAGGTTGTTGA
- a CDS encoding cell wall metabolism sensor histidine kinase WalK yields MAEWIREQLRSRIFRRLFWATLAAAEMPIFAVLFLEILHPVGGRILWKVLFLPPMAAFVAGLIAFYLSRIITRPISEFEKSATKIARGDFSHEIKVFNDDEIGRLAKLFNYMTLELRRLDRMNLAKIIEERRKFETIIRNIADGVIITDPQLNITVVNETFRKWYGLKSTEPTGHPYSDVINEKKLQQLIEEATFKEKAVLPAVEFSIKPAGEWKERVLQARAARVLQDDGVLIGVVTILRDITQQKEIDRMKTELVSMVAHELRSPLTSITGFSELLLDEDLSREQAEEYARIILTEATRLSELINKFLDISRIESGRIQPKKSDIDLNDTVQMVIGNNSFLAAQKEIKVEIHEAPNLPKVRADAGMMEQVFLNLFSNAVKYSPPNTRIDIVLRSTDSSVIVEFHDQGYGIPRDALPRIFDKFFRVTENEKVREVVGTGLGLALVKQIVDLHGGHLEVESQVGKGSVFSVHLPRANVKRQTLPLDVADDIIR; encoded by the coding sequence ATGGCGGAATGGATTCGAGAGCAGCTTAGGAGCCGCATCTTCCGCCGCTTGTTCTGGGCAACGCTGGCGGCTGCCGAAATGCCGATTTTTGCCGTGCTTTTTTTGGAAATTCTTCACCCGGTCGGCGGGCGAATCCTTTGGAAAGTTCTGTTTCTGCCGCCGATGGCCGCCTTTGTCGCCGGATTGATTGCCTTTTATCTTTCGCGCATCATTACCCGGCCGATTTCTGAATTCGAAAAAAGCGCCACCAAAATCGCCCGCGGTGATTTTAGCCACGAAATCAAGGTTTTTAACGACGATGAGATCGGCAGGCTGGCTAAGCTTTTTAATTACATGACCCTCGAGCTCCGACGGCTCGATCGGATGAATTTGGCTAAAATCATCGAAGAGCGGCGGAAATTCGAGACAATAATCCGCAACATCGCCGACGGCGTTATTATCACCGATCCGCAGTTAAATATCACGGTCGTCAATGAGACCTTTCGAAAATGGTACGGCCTTAAATCGACTGAACCGACAGGGCACCCTTATTCCGATGTGATCAACGAAAAAAAGCTGCAGCAATTGATAGAGGAGGCAACTTTTAAGGAAAAGGCGGTTTTGCCGGCGGTCGAGTTCTCCATCAAGCCTGCAGGGGAATGGAAAGAACGCGTTCTGCAGGCCCGAGCCGCGCGTGTGCTTCAGGATGACGGGGTGCTCATTGGAGTGGTCACCATTTTGCGCGACATTACCCAACAGAAAGAGATCGACCGGATGAAGACCGAGTTGGTCTCCATGGTGGCGCACGAGCTGCGCTCGCCGCTGACCAGCATCACCGGTTTCAGCGAGCTGCTGTTGGACGAAGATCTTTCACGCGAGCAGGCCGAAGAGTATGCCCGCATCATCTTGACCGAAGCTACGCGCTTGAGCGAGCTGATCAACAAGTTCCTCGACATTTCGCGCATTGAATCCGGACGCATTCAACCGAAAAAGTCCGACATCGATCTCAACGACACGGTGCAGATGGTCATCGGCAACAACTCTTTCCTGGCTGCGCAAAAGGAAATCAAAGTCGAGATTCACGAGGCTCCAAACCTGCCCAAGGTGCGGGCCGACGCGGGCATGATGGAGCAGGTTTTCCTCAACCTGTTCTCCAACGCCGTTAAATACAGCCCGCCGAACACGCGCATCGATATTGTGCTGCGCAGCACCGACTCCAGCGTCATTGTCGAATTTCACGATCAGGGTTACGGCATCCCGCGCGATGCTCTGCCCCGCATTTTCGATAAATTTTTTCGCGTAACCGAGAACGAAAAGGTGCGCGAAGTTGTCGGAACGGGTTTGGGTTTGGCGCTGGTTAAACAAATTGTCGATCTGCACGGCGGCCATTTGGAAGTGGAAAGTCAGGTGGGTAAGGGCTCAGTGTTTAGCGTCCATCTGCCGCGTGCAAATGTAAAACGGCAAACCCTGCCGCTCGATGTGGCGGATGACATCATTCGATAA
- a CDS encoding aminopeptidase, giving the protein MNKAQKAAQVVVGSCLNIQSDETVLIVTTEDLTELARLVYEASLRRSKQTLMMEISKTTVTSVPLPLAEFMKTVDVIIALTSPSFSHTDARRNACRAGARIASLPNITHAAFSRLADADFKQIARRSRKLADILSIGKNVRVWAPNGTDLRLSIDRRRGYADTGLIHQKGAFSNLPAGEASVAPLEGRCEGILIADSLLGTAAGDGEKTKVIIKNGRAVRVSGGPEAKRLSRMLTEAGPASRVIAEFGIGTNEAAVLSGCTLEDEKVLGSVHIGLGNNLSFGGNNTCRLHIDLIVANAGVEIDGKIILENASLYI; this is encoded by the coding sequence ATGAACAAAGCACAAAAGGCCGCGCAGGTTGTAGTCGGAAGTTGTCTGAATATTCAATCGGATGAAACCGTCCTGATCGTAACGACGGAAGACCTCACCGAGCTGGCCAGGCTTGTTTACGAAGCGAGCCTTCGCCGCTCCAAGCAGACCCTCATGATGGAGATTTCCAAGACCACGGTAACATCGGTTCCTTTACCGCTCGCGGAGTTTATGAAGACAGTCGATGTGATCATAGCGCTGACCTCTCCCTCGTTCTCCCACACTGACGCGCGGCGCAATGCCTGTCGAGCCGGTGCACGCATCGCTTCTCTTCCCAACATTACCCATGCCGCCTTTTCCCGTTTGGCGGATGCAGATTTTAAACAAATCGCGCGGCGCAGCCGCAAACTCGCCGATATCCTCAGCATCGGCAAGAACGTCCGCGTATGGGCGCCCAACGGCACCGATCTGAGACTCTCCATCGATCGCCGACGCGGCTATGCGGACACCGGTCTGATCCATCAAAAAGGCGCTTTTTCAAATCTGCCGGCCGGAGAAGCCTCGGTTGCACCTCTGGAAGGCCGATGCGAAGGAATTTTGATCGCCGACAGCCTTTTGGGTACAGCGGCAGGAGACGGTGAAAAAACCAAGGTCATCATCAAAAATGGCCGCGCAGTACGGGTAAGCGGCGGTCCGGAGGCGAAACGCCTGAGCCGGATGTTGACGGAAGCCGGACCGGCTTCGCGCGTGATTGCCGAATTCGGCATCGGCACCAACGAAGCCGCGGTTCTCAGCGGTTGTACGCTTGAGGATGAAAAGGTGCTCGGTTCGGTTCACATCGGTTTGGGGAACAATTTATCCTTCGGCGGCAACAACACCTGCCGGCTCCACATCGATCTTATTGTAGCCAATGCAGGCGTCGAAATCGACGGCAAAATCATCCTCGAAAACGCTTCACTTTATATTTGA
- a CDS encoding PqqD family protein, producing the protein MKKSRAQQPPNVLEMIPSRSAAFEEQEGKIVLLLPRQPIPLLGRFFRRFREPLPVRLHLDEYGGFIWRQIDGRTPVKEIAVALRNRYGEAVEPVYERVGLFINKLAHQQLIALHL; encoded by the coding sequence ATGAAGAAAAGTCGTGCCCAACAGCCGCCGAACGTTCTGGAAATGATCCCCAGCCGTTCGGCGGCTTTTGAAGAGCAGGAAGGCAAAATCGTTCTGCTCCTTCCCAGACAGCCGATCCCCTTACTCGGCAGGTTTTTCCGTCGTTTTCGGGAGCCGCTTCCGGTGCGTCTGCATTTGGATGAATACGGCGGCTTTATTTGGCGGCAGATCGACGGCCGAACGCCGGTCAAAGAGATCGCCGTCGCCTTGCGGAATCGATACGGTGAAGCGGTCGAACCGGTTTATGAACGTGTAGGCTTATTCATCAATAAATTGGCGCATCAACAATTGATCGCGCTGCACCTCTGA
- a CDS encoding oligopeptide transporter, OPT family — METPTAKSGHTPYVPATSDMKELTWRALLLGVLLAAILGAANAYLGLKAGMTVAATFPAAVIAMAVLKPLKGTILEENLARTTGAVGEALAAGAIFTIPAFVLAGVWQDFDYLKSTLLMLVGGILGVLFVIILRRSLIEDVTLPYPESKACAEIVKAGQGGQSGAKYVFGSMGLAALLELLKNENGLQIIRDSVAGFFRFHPSVVRLLNSKSQMLQTADGLKAEFSRSGGMMLMSPSASPAFLGVGYIIGFRLSAITFSGGVFGWMFLMPIVLFLMGDSLSPFAEGGDWLSVAKAAYGSTVKQIAVGGMLVGAFYTLFRMRKNLAGGLSRGLQDIKSAGKSGETVSRIDKDAPFGLVLLAIVVLVICMVVLYHSFSRHWGSAVLAAVVMAFAGFVFAAVAGYLVGIIGSSSNPISGLTLSTLLIAALLMVLVGMKGDPGVAAVLGVASVVCCVAGVAGDMMQDWKVGYMLGGTPWRMQIGGLIGVTAASLVLVIPIMLLHKANGIGSDALPAPQAGLMAMMSRGIVAGEMAWPLVIAGMLFAAALILLEAPSPMLISVGMYLPFNTTFAIFIGGIIKWLLDRAAAKRIRNEEDAAVVENTGLLTASGLVAGEALVGILLAALVVSNVNLKKLVGLEGFEGFWWLGLATFVLLGYVLIHYPLKRLAEESKQK, encoded by the coding sequence ATGGAAACTCCCACGGCAAAAAGCGGGCATACCCCCTATGTCCCTGCGACATCCGACATGAAAGAGTTGACCTGGCGCGCGTTGCTGCTCGGCGTGCTGTTGGCGGCAATTTTAGGTGCGGCCAATGCCTATTTGGGCCTCAAGGCGGGGATGACCGTAGCGGCGACATTTCCTGCCGCCGTTATCGCTATGGCGGTTCTAAAGCCGTTGAAAGGCACGATCCTGGAGGAAAACCTTGCACGAACGACCGGCGCCGTCGGCGAAGCGCTGGCGGCAGGCGCCATTTTTACCATTCCGGCGTTTGTGCTTGCCGGGGTGTGGCAGGACTTTGATTATTTGAAAAGCACTCTCTTGATGTTGGTCGGCGGCATCCTCGGCGTGCTGTTTGTGATTATCCTGCGCCGCTCACTGATCGAGGATGTCACGCTTCCCTATCCCGAAAGTAAAGCCTGCGCTGAAATCGTCAAGGCCGGACAGGGTGGGCAGTCCGGCGCCAAGTACGTATTTGGATCCATGGGCTTGGCAGCTCTCCTCGAACTCTTGAAAAACGAGAACGGCCTGCAGATCATCCGCGATTCCGTCGCCGGCTTTTTCCGTTTTCATCCGTCTGTGGTTCGTCTTTTGAACTCGAAAAGTCAGATGCTGCAGACGGCAGACGGCCTCAAAGCAGAGTTCAGCCGCTCCGGCGGCATGATGCTGATGAGCCCTTCTGCTTCGCCCGCATTTCTCGGCGTCGGTTACATCATCGGTTTTCGCCTGTCGGCCATTACCTTTTCCGGAGGCGTATTCGGCTGGATGTTCCTTATGCCGATCGTTCTCTTTCTCATGGGCGACTCCCTCTCGCCTTTTGCCGAAGGCGGCGATTGGCTTTCGGTCGCCAAAGCCGCATACGGATCGACGGTCAAACAAATCGCCGTGGGCGGCATGCTGGTGGGCGCCTTTTACACGCTCTTCCGTATGCGAAAAAATCTTGCCGGCGGCTTGAGCCGCGGTCTTCAGGATATTAAATCGGCCGGCAAAAGCGGCGAGACCGTCTCCCGCATCGACAAGGATGCTCCCTTTGGCCTTGTGCTTCTTGCGATCGTCGTGCTGGTCATCTGCATGGTCGTGCTTTACCATAGTTTTAGCCGCCATTGGGGTTCGGCGGTTTTGGCGGCGGTTGTCATGGCTTTTGCCGGTTTCGTTTTTGCCGCCGTCGCCGGCTATCTGGTGGGCATTATAGGCAGCTCCTCCAACCCGATTTCCGGCCTGACGCTTTCCACCCTGCTGATCGCCGCCTTGTTGATGGTTCTGGTCGGCATGAAGGGCGATCCGGGAGTCGCCGCGGTACTGGGCGTCGCTTCGGTTGTCTGCTGCGTGGCCGGTGTGGCCGGCGACATGATGCAGGACTGGAAGGTCGGCTATATGTTGGGCGGAACGCCTTGGAGGATGCAGATCGGAGGTCTCATCGGCGTGACGGCCGCCTCGTTGGTGTTGGTCATCCCGATCATGCTTTTGCACAAAGCCAACGGCATCGGCAGCGACGCTCTGCCCGCGCCGCAGGCAGGCCTCATGGCGATGATGAGCCGAGGTATCGTAGCGGGCGAAATGGCCTGGCCTCTGGTTATCGCCGGAATGCTCTTTGCCGCAGCGCTGATTCTCCTCGAGGCGCCTTCCCCTATGTTGATTTCAGTCGGCATGTATCTGCCCTTTAACACGACCTTTGCCATTTTCATCGGCGGTATCATCAAATGGCTGCTTGATCGGGCGGCCGCCAAGCGCATCCGCAATGAGGAGGATGCGGCGGTGGTCGAAAATACCGGCCTGTTGACTGCTTCGGGATTGGTTGCAGGCGAGGCGTTGGTCGGTATCCTTTTAGCCGCATTGGTCGTTTCAAACGTCAATTTGAAAAAACTCGTCGGCCTCGAAGGATTCGAAGGGTTTTGGTGGTTGGGATTGGCGACATTTGTTTTGCTCGGCTATGTCTTGATTCATTATCCGCTCAAGCGCCTGGCCGAAGAAAGCAAGCAAAAATAG
- a CDS encoding energy-coupling factor transporter transmembrane protein EcfT, which translates to MESLFIFTIVMALLSDISLGQYCPRDSFIHRLDPRTKLLSVLFLMTALLFSFRFPVLMAFFAVILAAVWGSRLPAALVLRNLRPFLWLFLLTIAVHLFWTPGRVIARLPIIQAKISEEGLRTGLFYTIRLALLIVAAALLTLTTSPVELTDGLERLFKPLKRFRVPVHEIVMMLTLALRFIPTLLEEAQRIRNAQMSRGVSFEGSLVQRIRNTLPLILPLFFSAFRRADELAMAMDARCYTGGDGRTSYTRLAFRFADYAVLLFSAALLLPAFFF; encoded by the coding sequence ATGGAATCTCTTTTTATATTTACTATTGTTATGGCTTTGTTGAGCGACATCAGCCTCGGACAATATTGTCCTCGCGACTCTTTTATTCATCGCCTTGATCCGCGCACCAAGCTGCTCTCTGTTTTGTTTCTAATGACGGCGCTGCTCTTTTCTTTTCGTTTTCCGGTTCTCATGGCTTTTTTCGCCGTCATCCTGGCGGCTGTTTGGGGCTCGCGTCTACCGGCGGCTTTGGTGCTTCGTAATTTGCGGCCGTTTTTATGGCTTTTTTTGCTCACCATTGCCGTACATTTGTTCTGGACGCCTGGGCGAGTTATTGCGCGCCTGCCGATTATCCAGGCGAAAATCAGCGAGGAAGGGCTGCGTACCGGACTGTTTTACACGATTCGACTGGCGCTTCTCATTGTTGCGGCCGCCTTATTGACGCTGACGACCTCTCCAGTTGAGCTGACCGACGGACTGGAGCGGCTGTTCAAGCCGCTGAAACGATTCCGCGTACCGGTTCATGAGATCGTCATGATGTTGACGCTCGCTCTGCGTTTTATCCCAACGCTGCTCGAAGAAGCTCAGAGGATCCGCAATGCCCAAATGTCGCGCGGCGTCTCTTTCGAAGGCAGCCTGGTGCAGCGCATCCGCAACACGCTGCCGTTAATTCTGCCGCTTTTTTTCTCGGCTTTCCGCAGGGCAGATGAATTGGCGATGGCCATGGATGCCCGCTGCTATACCGGCGGAGACGGCCGTACCAGCTATACGCGGCTTGCTTTTCGCTTTGCCGACTATGCGGTTCTGCTCTTTTCCGCCGCTCTGTTGCTGCCGGCATTTTTCTTCTAG